One Salvia splendens isolate huo1 chromosome 12, SspV2, whole genome shotgun sequence genomic window carries:
- the LOC121757090 gene encoding proline dehydrogenase 2, mitochondrial-like, translated as MTGSPFRPQLLCRLKSGARTSTTAVLSENLLADTLPHAASVTSAPNNHGVNFTDTKELFSSVTSAKMLRSLIMLRLASSAPVADLGMWVMKSKLMDIPLCRKAVLGVTERTFYRQFCAGEDLASASATARELWDTGRTAMLDYGLEHANDNESCDVNMEEFLRTIQSTKSGVESPISFVVVKITAICPVRILKRVSDLLRWQHKDKSLNLPWKLKSLPLLADSSPLYHTAARPAALTAEEERDLDASYARMAKICRNSIDASLPILIDAEDTAIQPAIDYLAYAAAEEFSSGEEEPLIYNTIQGYLKDAKDRMVMAKKAANEMRVGLGIKLVRGAYMNSENRLAESLGVESPIHDSINNTHRCYNECADFMLHQIARGSGSGSLVLATHNMESGKMAAAKAVDLGIDKDSKRLHFAQLYGMAEALSFGLRNSGFRVSKYLPYGPVDQIIPYLLRRAEENRGLLSASSFDRSLMRNELIRRVQSSPAHGKAMQMPTSQV; from the exons ATGACCGGCAGCCCCTTCCGACCCCAACTCCTCTGCCGCCTCAAATCCGGAGCCCGAacctccaccaccgccgtcCTTTCGGAGAATCTCCTCGCCGATACCCTACCCCACGCCGCCTCCGTCACCTCTGCCCCCAACAACCATGGCGTAAACTTCACCGACACGAAGGAGCTCTTCTCATCCGTCACCTCCGCCAAGATGCTCCGCTCTCTGATCATGCTCCGCCTAGCCTCGTCGGCGCCGGTGGCCGATCTCGGCATGTGGGTCATGAAATCAAAGCTCATGGACATCCCTCTGTGCAGGAAGGCGGTCCTCGGCGTCACCGAGCGGACCTTCTACCGCCAGTTCTGCGCCGGCGAAGACCTCGCCTCCGCCAGCGCCACGGCCCGGGAGCTCTGGGACACCGGACGCACCGCTATGCTCGATTACGGCCTGGAGCACGCCAACGACAACGAATCGTGCGACGTCAACATGGAGGAGTTCCTCCGCACCATCCAATCCACCAAATCTGGCGTCGAATCTCCA ATAAGTTTCGTGGTGGTGAAGATCACCGCCATCTGCCCTGTCCGCATACTGAAAAGAGTAAGCGACTTGCTGAGGTGGCAGCACAAGGATAAATCTCTGAATCTGCCGTGGAAGCTGAAATCGTTGCCTCTCCTCGCCGATTCCAGCCCTTTGTACCACACGGCGGCACGGCCCGCGGCGCTAACCGCCGAGGAAGAGCGCGATCTAGACGCCTCCTACGCGAGGATGGCGAAGATCTGCAGGAACAGCATCGACGCGAGCCTCCCTATCCTGATCGACGCGGAGGACACGGCGATCCAGCCTGCGATCGATTACTTGGCGTACGCGGCGGCCGAAGAGTTCAGCAGCGGCGAGGAAGAGCCTCTTATTTACAACACTATCCAGGGATACTTGAAGGACGCCAAGGACAGGATGGTGATGGCAAAAAAAGCCGCGAACGAAATGCGCGTGGGGCTCGGGATCAAGCTCGTGAGAGGCGCCTACATGAATTCGGAAAACCGCCTTGCCGAGTCTCTTGGAGTCGAATCCCCGATCCACGACTCCATCAACAATACTCACCGATGCTACAATGAATGCGCCGATTTCATGCTGCACCAGATCGCCCGCGGCTCAGGCTCGGGCTCGCTCGTCCTGGCCACCCACAATATGGAGTCAG GTAAAATGGCTGCTGCGAAAGCGGTGGATTTGGGAATCGACAAGGACAGCAAGCGACTCCATTTCGCTCAGCTGTATGGAATGGCGGAAGCGCTTTCGTTCGGGCTCAGAAACTCGGGGTTCAGAGTTAGCAAATACTTGCCCTACGGCCCCGTGGATCAGATCATTCCGTATCTGCTCCGACGGGCAGAGGAAAACAGGGGACTCCTCTCTGCATCCTCCTTTGATAGATCGCTCATGAG GAATGAACTTATTCGCAGAGTACAGTCTTCACCGGCTCATGGCAAAGCTATGCAGATGCCTACTTCCCAAGTGTAG